The DNA region TCAAAGCCATTGCCTCATGGAAATGAGAAAAGCAGGTTGGGTTTCGTTATTGCAACGAGAGTAGAGGAGAAAGACGAAGTTTTTGTGCATGCTTCAGATGTCCAGGGCCCAATTGTGGAAAATAGTGCAGATGTCTTGATTGAGATGGAGCCAGAGATTCTAGTGATAGATGGACCTCCTTCCTACTTTCTCGGCTGGAAGTTCAGTGCAAGGGATTTGGAGCGAGCCAATGCAAACCTTGTGAGAATCATTGAGGAAACAAATGCAAAAATAGTCCTGGACCATCATCTCCTTCGAGACCTTTCTTACAAAGAACGATGTGCACCAGTTTATGGTCATAAACAAATTTATACTTTTGCAGAATTTCTTGGGCAGGAGAACAGGATGCTTGAAGCCAACAGGAAATTCCTGCATATGTAGTGGAAGTTCTAGGTATTCCGATACAAATAAGTATTTGGAAGTATTTGGAGGACTGTGGTGAATTATGCCTGAAGAAGAAATGGAGTCCGAAGAAGATGTTGAGATGAAATTCATCCAGAAAAAGATTGCAGAAGGTATCAAGAAAAAAAGTGAGGAACTTAGGAAGAAGCTTGAGGAGGAATTTGCTGAGCGTGAAAAAGCTCTACGGAAAGGAATTGAGGCCCATGTAATTTCCAAGTTAGAGCAAGATTTTA from Thermoplasmata archaeon includes:
- a CDS encoding MBL fold metallo-hydrolase, whose translation is MIVKPVCSDSMGVRSLCVYVETGDLAMLIDPSAALGPSRYGLPPAAEEWEALDKFKGEIREIAKNCDAFVISHYHYDHHDPDEDFWVGKKVFVKDPEENINRSQKERAAFFFEKFKGKAELVVCDGQEFSIGNTKISFSKPLPHGNEKSRLGFVIATRVEEKDEVFVHASDVQGPIVENSADVLIEMEPEILVIDGPPSYFLGWKFSARDLERANANLVRIIEETNAKIVLDHHLLRDLSYKERCAPVYGHKQIYTFAEFLGQENRMLEANRKFLHM